A stretch of DNA from Pseudonocardia hierapolitana:
GCGGGCCGAGCGGCTGCGGATGGGCACGTTCGACGACAACCGCCGCCACTACGCCGACCGCACCGGCGCGTACCGGCGCGTCGAGTTCCGGCTGGATCCACCGGACGGGGACATCGGGTTCCACAGGGAGGTCGAGCGGTTCCCGTTCGTGCCGGCCGACGAGTCGCGGCTGGAGCAGGACTGCTACGAGGCCTACAGCATCCAGGTCTCCGGCCTGGAACAGCGGATGCGCGCCATCGGCCGGCCCAAGGTCGTGATCGGCGTGTCGGGCGGGCTGGACTCCACGCACGCGCTGATCGTCGCGGCGAAGGCGATGGACCGGGAGGGCCGTCCGCGCAGCGACATCCTCGGGTTCACGCTGCCCGGGTTCGCCACCGGCACCCGCACGAAGGGCAACGCCACGCGGCTCGCCGAGGCACTCGGGATCACGTTCACCGAGCTCGACATCACCGAGACGGCCCGGTTGATGCTGAAGAACCTGGAGCATCCGTTCTCCCAGGGCGAGCCGGTGTACGACGTGACGTTCGAGAACGTCCAGGCCGGACTGCGCACCGACTACCTGTTCCGCGCCGCCAACCAGCGCGGCGGGATCGTGCTGGGCACCGGCGACCTCTCCGAGCTGGCGCTCGGGTGGTCGACCTACGGCGTCGGCGACCAGATGTCGCACTACAACGTCAACGGCGGGGTGCCGAAGACGCTGATCCAGCACCTGATCCGCTGGGTGGTGTCGTCGAAGCAGTTCGACGACGACGTGAACGCCGTGCTCACCGACGTCCTCGACACCGAGATCACGCCCGAGCTGGTCCCGACCGGCGAGGACGAGGAGGTGCAGAGCAGCGAGGCGAAGGTCGGGCCGTACTCGTTGCAGGACTTCTCGCTCTTCCACGTCCTGCGCTACGGCTTCCGCCCGTCGAAGATCGCCTTCCTCGCCTGGCACGCGTGGCACGACCCCCGGCAGGGCGACTGGCCTGCCGGGTTCCCCGAGGACGAGCGGCCGTCGTACACGCTGGGCGAGATCAAGCACTGGCTCGAGGTGTTCGCGCAGCGCTTCTACGGGTTCAGCCAGTTCAAGCGGTCGGCACTGCCGAACGGGCCGAAGGTGGCGGCGGGCGGATCCCTCTCGCCGCGGGGAGACTGGCGGGCGCCGTCGGACATGTCGGCCCGCATCTGGCTTGACGAGATCCACAGGGAGATCCCGGCAGAGTGGAAAGGGTGAGCCGGAAACTCTGGGTCCTCCTGGCGCTGCTGGCGCCGATGCTCGTCGCCACACCGCTGGCCTGGTTCGCCGCGTCCACCGACGGCAGGCGCACCACCGTCGACCGGGCAGACGCCCGGCCCGTCGCGATCGTGCTGGGCGCCGGGCTGCGCCGGGATGGCCGGCCGAGCCTGCTGCTCGCCCGGCGCCTGGACATCGCCGCCGACCTCTACCACCGCGGCACGGTGGACGCCGTGCTCGTGACCGGGGCCGACGACGAGCCTGCGGCGATGCAGCGCTACCTGCTCGCCGCGGGCGTCCCGGACGCCAAGATCGTCGGTGACGCCGCGGGCTTCCGGACGTGGGACTCGTGCGTGCGGGCACGCGAGGTGTTCGGCGTGCGCTCGGCGATCGTCGTCACGCAGCGGTTCCACCTGCCACGCGCGGTCGTCCTGTGCGGCGCTGCAGGCATCGACGCCACCGGGGTGGGTGACGCGAGCCTGGAGGCGCGCGGGCTCGCCACGGTCTACGGATGGCTGCGCGAGGTCCCGGCCGCGGTCAAGGCCCTCGGCGACACGCTCTTGCGGCCGGAGCCGCAGCGCATGGGCCCACCGACGAGCACGCTGGCCGACGCGCTGCGCGCGCCGCGTTCGTCCTCGGAGTCCTGAACCTTCCTCCAGCTGGCAGACCCACTTCTGGAGGTTCGTCCATCGTCGCCGGGTCGGCTCGCGGTTTGACTGGGGCACATGACCACCGCGACCACCCACCCCGCACTCGCCCCGGCCCGGCTCGGCGTCCACACACTGCGCAACCGGCTGGCCGTGGCGCCCATGACCCGCACCTCCGCGACCGCGGACGGCGTGCCGACCCCGGAGATGGCCGACTACTACGCCGAGTTCGCCGAGGGCGGGTTCGGCCTGATCGTCACCGAGGGCACCTACCCGGACGCTGAGTACAGCCAGGGCTACTTCAACCAGCCCGGGCTCGCGGCCGATGCGCACGTCGACGGGTGGCGGGCCGTGACCCGACGCGTGCACGCCGCGGGTGCCGTGATGATCGCGCAGCTGATGCACGCCGGCGCGCTGTCGCAGGGCAACCCGCACCGCACCAGCACCGTCGGCCCGTCCGCCGTGCAGCCGCGCGGGGAGATGATGCCCGAGTACGGCGGCAGCGGGCCGTGGCCCGTCCCGGCCGAGCTGAACGCCGACGGCCTGGAGCGGATCGTCGAGGGCTTCGCCGCCGCGGCCGTGCGGGCCCGGGAGGCGGGCTTCGACGGCGTCGAGATCCACGCCGCCAACGGCTACCTGCTCGACCAGTTCCTCACCGAGTACACCAACCTGCGCACCGACGCCTACGGCGGCTCCGTCGCGAACCGGGTGCGGCTCACCGCCGAGGTGACCGGTGCCGTCCGCGCCGCCGTCGGGTCCGAGTTCCTGGTCGGCGTCCGGTTGTCCCAGACCAAGGTCAACGACTTCGAGTACCGCTGGCCGGGCGGCCGCTGGGAGGCGGAGACCATCTACAGCGCGCTCGCGGATGCGCGGGCCGACTACCTGCACATCGCCAGCGAGGGCCGGGCCTTCCTGGAGACGGCGCTGCTCGACGGCGGGTGCACGACCACCGGGCTCGCCCGCAGCGCGACCGGGCTGCCGGTGATCGCCAACGGCGGCATGCACGACCCGCGCCAGGCCGAGCAGGTGCTGGCCGACGGGCACGCGGACCTGCTCGCCGTGGCCCGCGGCGCGCTCGCCAACCCCGACCTGCCGCGCCGGCTCGCCACCGGAACCCC
This window harbors:
- a CDS encoding tRNA-dihydrouridine synthase; the protein is MTTATTHPALAPARLGVHTLRNRLAVAPMTRTSATADGVPTPEMADYYAEFAEGGFGLIVTEGTYPDAEYSQGYFNQPGLAADAHVDGWRAVTRRVHAAGAVMIAQLMHAGALSQGNPHRTSTVGPSAVQPRGEMMPEYGGSGPWPVPAELNADGLERIVEGFAAAAVRAREAGFDGVEIHAANGYLLDQFLTEYTNLRTDAYGGSVANRVRLTAEVTGAVRAAVGSEFLVGVRLSQTKVNDFEYRWPGGRWEAETIYSALADARADYLHIASEGRAFLETALLDGGCTTTGLARSATGLPVIANGGMHDPRQAEQVLADGHADLLAVARGALANPDLPRRLATGTPLRPFDRAMLSPRVTLENARRGRNG
- a CDS encoding SanA/YdcF family protein; the protein is MSRKLWVLLALLAPMLVATPLAWFAASTDGRRTTVDRADARPVAIVLGAGLRRDGRPSLLLARRLDIAADLYHRGTVDAVLVTGADDEPAAMQRYLLAAGVPDAKIVGDAAGFRTWDSCVRAREVFGVRSAIVVTQRFHLPRAVVLCGAAGIDATGVGDASLEARGLATVYGWLREVPAAVKALGDTLLRPEPQRMGPPTSTLADALRAPRSSSES
- a CDS encoding NAD(+) synthase; translation: MDFRSPYRHGFLRVASCTIRTSIAQPAANAEAVLQAARECHADGAGLAVFPELALSGYSIEDILMQDTLLDAVEEAVLQVVAGSTDLLPVLVVGAPLRYRHRVHNTAVVIHRGRVLGVAPKSYLPTYREFYERRQMAPGDDVRGTLRIGDSEVPFGPDLLFAAEDVPGFVLHVEVCEDMWVPIPPSAEAALAGATVLANLSGSPITVGRAEDRCLLARSASSRCLAAYVYAAAGEGESTTDLSWDGQTMIWENGVLLADTERFPKGPRRSVADVDLDLLRAERLRMGTFDDNRRHYADRTGAYRRVEFRLDPPDGDIGFHREVERFPFVPADESRLEQDCYEAYSIQVSGLEQRMRAIGRPKVVIGVSGGLDSTHALIVAAKAMDREGRPRSDILGFTLPGFATGTRTKGNATRLAEALGITFTELDITETARLMLKNLEHPFSQGEPVYDVTFENVQAGLRTDYLFRAANQRGGIVLGTGDLSELALGWSTYGVGDQMSHYNVNGGVPKTLIQHLIRWVVSSKQFDDDVNAVLTDVLDTEITPELVPTGEDEEVQSSEAKVGPYSLQDFSLFHVLRYGFRPSKIAFLAWHAWHDPRQGDWPAGFPEDERPSYTLGEIKHWLEVFAQRFYGFSQFKRSALPNGPKVAAGGSLSPRGDWRAPSDMSARIWLDEIHREIPAEWKG